The Coregonus clupeaformis isolate EN_2021a chromosome 13, ASM2061545v1, whole genome shotgun sequence genome includes a region encoding these proteins:
- the diablob gene encoding diablo, IAP-binding mitochondrial protein b, whose translation MAAFRRGVFCIGLSYASNLVRLSGALVRRQVMKFPTTIRKNWISLSAIGGLCAVPFSQKQDNLSHEALVRRASSLVTDSTNTFLSQTTLALVDSFTQYVKTIHTLMTIHKHYVASVSKLTPAEEDSVWQVIVRQRQEVSDLREDCKRFESNWMMAINLSKLAAETAYNAGADQASVTAQTSLQVAQSHVDQIRQLSMEAEKNLKESNAEDSQRIKLPAAMEEEDIPEAYLRED comes from the exons ATGGCGGCGTTCAGGAGAGGTGTGTTTTGTATTGGTCTGAG CTATGCCTCAAACTTAGTGAGACTCAGTGGGGCGTTGGTGCGCCGACAGGTCATGAAATTCCCCACGACGATCCGGAAGAACTGGATATCCCTGTCTGCTATTGGTGGCCTATGTGCAGTGCCCTTCTCACAG AAACAAGACAACCTGTCTCATGAGGCCTTGGTCCGCAGGGCATCCTCATTGGTCACAGACAGCACCAACACCTTCCTCTCTCAGACCACCCTGGCACTGGTAGACTCATTCACACAGTACGTCAAG ACTATACATACACTGATGACCATACACAAGCACTATGTTGCCTCAGTCAGCAAGCTGACCCCTGCGGAGGAGGACTCTGTGTGGCAAGTGATCGTTCGCCAGCGCCAGGAG GTGAGTGATTTGAGGGAGGACTGTAAGAGGTTTGAGTCTAACTGGATGATGGCCATCAACCTCTCCAAACTGGCAGCTGAAACAGCATACAACGCAG gtGCCGACCAGGCGTCTGTGACAGCACAGACCAGCCTCCAGGTGGCGCAGTCTCATGTTGATCAGATCAGACAGCTCTCTATGGAGGCAGAGAAGAACCTAAAGGAGTCCAATGCAGAGGACAGCCAAAGGATCAAGCTACCTGCTGCCATGGAGGAAGAAGACATCCCTGAGGCATATCTGCGAGAGGACTAA